AGATACGCGTTTATGGGTCGCACCACCAACGAAGATGGATAAAGATCAACTAACAGAAGAAGGTTACTACGGTATCTTCGGACGTGCTGGTGTTCGTATTGAAACACCGGGATGTTCATTGTGTATGGGTAACCAAGCACGTGTTGCAGATAAAGCGACGGTGATGTCGACATCAACCCGTAACTTCCCGAACCGTTTAGGTACAGGTGCCAATGTTTACCTATCTTCAGCAGAGCTTGCTGCGGTAGGTGCGATTTTAGGCCGTATTCCAACTAAGGAAGAATACCTAGAGTACGCGAAGCAAATTGATGCAACAGCGGCGGATACTTACCGTTACTTAAACTTCCATCGTATGGAAGATTACATTAAGAAAGCGGATGAAGTTATCATTCAACAGCCAGCTTAGTATTGTATCTAGTTGCTGATTAAATAATAAAAAACGCCTCGACTTATTATAAGTTCGAGGCGTTTTTGTTTCTTATTAGTATTAATGAGCTAGAGCATAAATGGCTGCAACATTACGTGCAGTCAACTCAACGTTAATCGCGGCCTCTGCCAATGCTTCCGCTTGGCTAACCGAGCGTGGCACGACACTAAATACTGCATCAATACCATGTTCATGAACGACATTGCAGTCGTAAGATAAACAGCCCGCAATACCAATCACTGGTTTATTAAAACGTTTTGCTGTGCGTGCCACACCAATCGGTGTTTTGCCGTGAATAGTTTGGCTATCAATGCGACCTTCACCTGTGATCACTAAATCAGCATCTTGTAGTACGTCTGCTAAATTGACCGCATCCATGACAATCTCGATACCTGGACGTAATTGGGCGTTAAATATACCAAGTAAAGCTGCTCCCATACCGCCAGCAGCTCCAGCACCCGCCATGTCTTTTACATCTTTACCTAAGTCACGCTTAATGATTTCAGCATAGTGGGCAAGGTTATTATCGAGTTGAGTGACCATTTCAGGTGTTGCACCTTTCTGAGGTCCAAAAACTTGCGATGCGCCTTTTTCACCACACAAAGGGTTATCAACATCACATGCCACTTCGAGCTTTACAGATATTAAGCGAGGATCAATATTGCTCATATCAATACGGTGTAAGCGAGCTAATGCACCACCGCCATAGCTAATTTGCTTATTATTTTCATCGAGAAAACGTATACCTAATGCTTGCGCCATGCCGATACCACCATCGTTAGTGGCACTACCACCAATACCAACGATGATGTATTTAACACCTTTATCTAATGCGGCAAGAATAAGCTCACCAGTACCAAAGCTGGTGGTCAGCATTGGATTACGCAGCTCTGGGCTAACAAGGTGTAAACCTGATGCGGCAGCCATTTCGATAATGGCGGTTTTACCGTCACCCATTAAACCGAAGAAACCATTGACTTGTTCACCTAACGGACCAGTTACTGAGCGCTCGATAATGGTGCCGTTGCTGGCATCAACCAGAGATTGCACTGTACCTTCACCGCCATCAGCCATTGGCAGTTTAATGTATTCAGCGTTCGGTATTACTTGACGAAAACCGTTTTCAATCGCCGTTGCCACTTCCATTGCCGTTAGGCTTTCTTTGTAAGAATCAGGAGCAATAATAATTTTCATAATTTAGGCCTTTCGTACGAACCGATTGAATACATTTATCTTTGTTGTTCTATGGTGTATCACGATTTGTTGAATATAGCGCTATTGAGTTGCATTTATTGAGAAGATCCTGACAATGGGCGACAAGCGTAAGGACTGGCAATTTATCAGCTTCATCGCAACAAGATCACCTATGAGGAACGAAAGGTATGGATTACGAATTTAAAAAAAATACCTTGGACGGTACTTACCACGCCATTTTTTCTATGGGACATGAAGTTCTGGGGCGCTGGATCATTGATGAGATAGGCAAAGACACTGACAAGCTTGATCTGATCATGGATCAACTTAGTGCAATGAAAAATAGTAGCCAAGAATGGCGCTTAGTTGGTGAAGAGCTGACGCTTTCTTTGCAAGATAATGAAGCGTTAGTTCAAGCTAATTGTTTGTTTTCAGAGGAAGAAGAAGACTTTGAAGAAGATCTTCACTTTTATGACGAAGAAAGTTTATCGGTATGTGGATTTGAAGATCTTGCACAAGTTTTGGAAGGGTGGCGCGCTTTTATCAAGCGTTTTTAAGTGGTAAAGATCCTCAAGTAAGCATAATAAATATAAAACGTATTTATGCTTCATGTTAGTGAAAAGGCTGCACTGTAATGGTGCAGCCTTTTTTCGTTTATTTGCTCTTAAATTTATAACTTATTGAATATTTTTAAAAAATAAATGTTGGCACAATGCTTGTTTGTTAAATAAGTGTAAACAACAAGGATTGGGTATTTGAGGAGCAAGCAATGAAAATTATTAACGCAATTATTAAGCCATTTAAGTTAGACGATGTACGTGAAGCATTAGCTGATGTCGGTGTCGAAGGTATGACTGTCTCGGAAGTCAAAGGATTTGGTCGACAGAAAGGACACACCGAATTGTACCGTGGTGCTGAATATCAGGTGGACTTTCTGCCTAAGGTGAAAATTGAAATTGCAACACAAGCCCAGAACTTGGATGCCATTGTTGAAGCGATAAGCAATGCTGCGCAAACCGGCAAAATCGGTGATGGAAAAATTTTTGTTTATGACCTTGAGCACGCTGTACGTATCCGTACTGGTGAAGTTGATACTGAAGCGCTGTAGATCGTAAACGTAACGAATGGATGAATTAGGGTTATTAGGGGAAGACGACCATGGAATTATCAACAACAGTAACAGAATTGCGTTATGCGCTAGACACCTTTTTCTTTTTGATGTCTGGAGCATTAGTCATGTGGATGGCAGCTGGATTTGCAATGTTAGAAGCAGGTCTTGTTCGCTCTAAAAACACCACAGAAATCTTAACTAAAAACATCTGCTTATATGCTATCGCTTGTACGATGTACCTGCTAGTGGGTTACAACATCATGTACGTTGATAACGGTGCTGGTGGCTGGTTACCGTCATTTGGCACTTTAATTGGTACCCAAGCGGAAGGGGCTGATCACTCATTAGAATCTGACTTCTTCTTCCAAGTAGTATTCGTTGCAACAGCAATGTCTGTGGTATCGGGCGCGGTTGCTGAGCGTATGAAGCTGTGGTCATTCCTTATCTTCTCTGTGGTGCTAACAGCATTTATCTACCCGGTTGAAGGTTATTGGACATGGGGCGGTGGTTTCTTATCAGAGGCAGGTTTCAGTGATTTTGCAGGCTCAGGTATTGTTCACATGGCTGGTGCTGCTGCGGCATTAGCAGGTGTATTACTCCTTGGTGCTCGTAAAGGTAAGTACGGTAAAAACGGTGAAATTTATCCAATTCCTGGTTCAAACATGCCACTTGCAACACTAGGTACATTTATTCTGTGGTTCGGTTGGTTTGGTTTCAATGGTGGTTCCCAGCTAATGGTGTCTGACTTTGAGAACGCAACAGCAGTAGGTCAAATCTTCCTAAATACCAATGCAGCAGCGGCAGCAGGTGCCATTGCAGCACTGGCAGTATGTAAAACAACATGGGGTAAGGCTGATTTAACCATGGTATTGAACGGTGCATTAGCAGGTCTAGTTGCTATTACTGCAGATCCTTTATCTCCATCACCAGTTGCTGCGGTAATTATTGGTGTGGTTGCAGGTGCATTGGTTGTATTTAGCATCATTGCACTAGATAAAGTGAAGATTGATGATCCTGTAGGTGCAATCTCTGTACACGGTGTGTGTGGTCTATTTGGTCTAATGGTAGTGCCATTTAGTAATGCTGATGCAAACTTTATGACACAGCTATTTGGTGCTGCTGTTATCTTCGGTTGGGTATTTGCTGCAAGCTTTGCGGTATGGGGCGTGCTAAAAGCAACAATTGGTATCCGTGTAACAGAAGAAGAAGAATTGGAAGGCATGGATTCACACGATTGTGGTGTTGATGCTTACCCAGAATTTGTTAGCGTGAAATAAAATATAAGTAATTAATTACTTTATAGATAAAAAATCGCCACCTAGAGATAGGTGGCGATTTTTATTTTTGATTGTAAAAAATTGTAACGGCTAGATTGCGAAGGAAAGTCTTTTGCGTATAATAAATGTTATTGAGAAACATTATCATTACATTTTGCGTTTAAGGGAATAATTAATGAAAAAGCTTTTAGCTCCAGCCATCCTAATGGGTTTAGCCGCTCCTCAAGTTGCCACTGCGGCTGAAGAGGTAAATGTTTATTCATACCGCCAACCTTTCTTAGTTGAGCCTATGTTTAACGAGTTCACTAAAGAAACGGGTATCAAAGTTAATGTAAAATTTGCTAAACAAGGTATTGCAGAAAAACTACAACAAGAAGGTGAGTACAGCCCTGCAGACGTAGTT
The sequence above is a segment of the Photobacterium leiognathi genome. Coding sequences within it:
- a CDS encoding YacL family protein, with translation MDYEFKKNTLDGTYHAIFSMGHEVLGRWIIDEIGKDTDKLDLIMDQLSAMKNSSQEWRLVGEELTLSLQDNEALVQANCLFSEEEEDFEEDLHFYDEESLSVCGFEDLAQVLEGWRAFIKRF
- a CDS encoding ammonium transporter; the protein is MELSTTVTELRYALDTFFFLMSGALVMWMAAGFAMLEAGLVRSKNTTEILTKNICLYAIACTMYLLVGYNIMYVDNGAGGWLPSFGTLIGTQAEGADHSLESDFFFQVVFVATAMSVVSGAVAERMKLWSFLIFSVVLTAFIYPVEGYWTWGGGFLSEAGFSDFAGSGIVHMAGAAAALAGVLLLGARKGKYGKNGEIYPIPGSNMPLATLGTFILWFGWFGFNGGSQLMVSDFENATAVGQIFLNTNAAAAAGAIAALAVCKTTWGKADLTMVLNGALAGLVAITADPLSPSPVAAVIIGVVAGALVVFSIIALDKVKIDDPVGAISVHGVCGLFGLMVVPFSNADANFMTQLFGAAVIFGWVFAASFAVWGVLKATIGIRVTEEEELEGMDSHDCGVDAYPEFVSVK
- a CDS encoding P-II family nitrogen regulator, translated to MKIINAIIKPFKLDDVREALADVGVEGMTVSEVKGFGRQKGHTELYRGAEYQVDFLPKVKIEIATQAQNLDAIVEAISNAAQTGKIGDGKIFVYDLEHAVRIRTGEVDTEAL
- a CDS encoding glycerate kinase, translated to MKIIIAPDSYKESLTAMEVATAIENGFRQVIPNAEYIKLPMADGGEGTVQSLVDASNGTIIERSVTGPLGEQVNGFFGLMGDGKTAIIEMAAASGLHLVSPELRNPMLTTSFGTGELILAALDKGVKYIIVGIGGSATNDGGIGMAQALGIRFLDENNKQISYGGGALARLHRIDMSNIDPRLISVKLEVACDVDNPLCGEKGASQVFGPQKGATPEMVTQLDNNLAHYAEIIKRDLGKDVKDMAGAGAAGGMGAALLGIFNAQLRPGIEIVMDAVNLADVLQDADLVITGEGRIDSQTIHGKTPIGVARTAKRFNKPVIGIAGCLSYDCNVVHEHGIDAVFSVVPRSVSQAEALAEAAINVELTARNVAAIYALAH